The following proteins are encoded in a genomic region of Arcobacter cloacae:
- the ribA gene encoding GTP cyclohydrolase II, whose amino-acid sequence MNIQISNIAKLPTKYGKFKIKAYKQENQEHLAIMSEDFETLESPYIRIHSECLTGDTLGSLKCDCQNQLDLSLNFISLNGGLVIYHRQEGRNIGLVNKVNAYALQDLGRNTIEANLELGFKEDERDYSIVKYIFEDLGIKKLKLITNNPKKIEYVESLGINIIERIPAITKSNKYNEGYISTKKEQMGHMF is encoded by the coding sequence ATGAATATACAAATATCAAATATAGCAAAATTACCAACTAAATATGGAAAATTTAAAATTAAAGCTTACAAACAAGAAAATCAAGAACATTTAGCAATTATGAGTGAAGATTTTGAAACATTAGAATCTCCTTATATAAGAATACATTCAGAATGTTTAACTGGAGATACTTTAGGAAGTCTGAAGTGTGATTGTCAAAATCAATTGGATTTATCTTTAAATTTTATTTCGTTAAATGGTGGTTTAGTAATTTACCATCGACAAGAAGGAAGAAATATAGGTTTAGTAAATAAAGTAAATGCTTATGCTTTACAAGATTTAGGAAGAAATACCATTGAAGCCAACCTTGAGTTAGGATTTAAAGAGGATGAAAGAGACTATTCAATTGTAAAATATATCTTTGAAGATTTAGGAATTAAAAAATTAAAATTAATAACAAACAATCCTAAAAAAATTGAATATGTTGAGAGTTTAGGAATAAATATCATTGAAAGAATTCCAGCTATTACAAAATCAAATAAGTATAATGAAGGTTATATCTCAACAAAAAAAGAGCAAATGGGGCATATGTTTTAA
- a CDS encoding DUF2116 family Zn-ribbon domain-containing protein, protein MTNCQYCSKKIPISKVFCSNECKESFFQKIVISVPKPFIKKLYFFCSSEQREFEIKIFAKRHNWHEKLVKEKIEELYQEYYKCG, encoded by the coding sequence ATGACAAACTGTCAATACTGCTCTAAAAAGATACCTATATCAAAAGTTTTTTGTTCAAATGAATGTAAAGAGAGCTTTTTTCAAAAAATTGTAATCTCTGTTCCAAAACCTTTTATAAAGAAATTATATTTTTTCTGTTCTAGTGAACAAAGGGAATTTGAGATAAAAATATTCGCAAAAAGACATAATTGGCATGAAAAACTTGTAAAAGAGAAAATTGAAGAGCTATATCAAGAATATTATAAATGTGGATAA
- a CDS encoding branched-chain amino acid transaminase encodes MTEAKYIWMDGEFVNWHDAKVHVLSHTLHYGNGAIEGTKAYKTVDGRCAIFKLNEHTQRLINSSKMTLMNVPFTLEELNKAQVELLQKNELFEGAYIRPLVYLGYGVMGLYHKDAPVKVSVSAWEWGAYLGEEGLKKGVRVKISSFTRTPNTSGMGKAKAVANYLNSQMAKFEAVEAGYDEALLRDDQGYIAEASGACFFIVRDGKLITPPNDNSLESITQATVIELAADMGIEVVRRRISREEVYIADEAFFTGTAAEITPIRDVDSRVIGCGSRGPITEKIQSAYFDVVAGKNEKYIKYLTYVN; translated from the coding sequence ATGACTGAAGCAAAATATATATGGATGGATGGAGAATTTGTAAATTGGCATGATGCAAAAGTACATGTTTTAAGTCATACTTTACACTATGGAAACGGTGCTATTGAAGGTACTAAAGCTTATAAAACAGTTGATGGAAGATGTGCAATTTTTAAATTAAATGAGCATACTCAAAGATTAATAAACTCTTCAAAAATGACACTAATGAATGTTCCTTTTACACTTGAAGAATTAAATAAAGCACAAGTTGAATTATTACAAAAAAATGAATTATTTGAAGGTGCTTATATTAGACCTTTAGTTTATCTAGGTTATGGAGTTATGGGACTTTATCACAAAGATGCACCTGTAAAAGTTTCTGTTTCTGCATGGGAATGGGGAGCTTATTTGGGAGAAGAAGGATTAAAAAAAGGTGTAAGAGTTAAAATTTCTTCATTTACAAGAACTCCAAATACTTCAGGAATGGGAAAAGCAAAAGCGGTTGCAAACTACTTAAATTCACAAATGGCAAAATTTGAAGCTGTTGAAGCTGGATATGATGAAGCATTATTAAGAGATGACCAAGGTTATATTGCTGAAGCTTCAGGTGCTTGTTTCTTTATTGTTAGAGATGGAAAATTAATCACTCCTCCAAATGATAACTCTTTAGAATCAATTACTCAAGCAACTGTTATTGAATTAGCTGCTGATATGGGAATTGAAGTTGTTAGAAGAAGAATTTCTAGAGAAGAAGTTTATATTGCAGATGAGGCATTCTTCACAGGAACTGCGGCTGAAATTACTCCAATTAGAGATGTTGATTCAAGAGTTATTGGATGTGGTTCAAGAGGTCCAATAACAGAAAAAATCCAATCAGCATACTTTGATGTAGTAGCTGGAAAAAATGAGAAATATATTAAGTATTTAACTTACGTTAACTAA
- a CDS encoding Mrp/NBP35 family ATP-binding protein, with protein MANVENIKKELENIKYPGFAKSIIDFGFVKDIQVDGTNCSILLDITSTAPEVEAQLRKEITACMNALGLNVSLNFNKPQEIKQASNSVSGKNIAPQIKKIVMVSSGKGGVGKSTTTVNLAVASAMQGKRVGILDADIYGPNIPRMMGLNGKEVEVVGDKAKPLNAYGVDVMSMGMLMEEGQALIWRGAMIMKAIQQLLRDILWEELDILFIDMPPGTGDAQLTLAQSVPVSAGINVTTPQHVALDDSRRSLDMFKKLHIPVAGIVENMSGFICPSCNTESDIFGMGTCEALAVQYNTQVLGNLPIEPAIREGGDSGKPIVYFNPESISAKRYMIAADKLIQFLASVDDNIDNSAIQPIMPAGVSACSTEGQKIKAEHEANQKAKSGGSCGTGCGCH; from the coding sequence ATGGCAAATGTAGAAAATATTAAAAAAGAGTTAGAAAATATTAAATATCCGGGATTTGCAAAATCTATTATTGATTTTGGATTTGTAAAAGATATTCAAGTAGATGGAACAAATTGTTCTATTCTTCTTGATATAACTTCAACAGCTCCAGAAGTTGAAGCACAATTAAGAAAAGAGATTACAGCATGTATGAATGCTCTTGGATTAAATGTATCTTTGAATTTTAATAAACCTCAAGAGATTAAACAAGCAAGTAATAGTGTAAGTGGTAAAAATATTGCACCTCAAATTAAAAAAATTGTTATGGTTAGTTCAGGAAAAGGTGGAGTAGGAAAATCAACTACAACTGTAAACTTAGCTGTTGCCTCTGCGATGCAGGGTAAAAGAGTTGGTATTTTAGATGCTGATATTTATGGACCAAACATTCCTCGAATGATGGGATTAAATGGAAAAGAAGTTGAAGTTGTAGGAGATAAAGCAAAACCATTAAATGCTTATGGTGTTGATGTAATGTCTATGGGAATGCTGATGGAAGAAGGTCAAGCTCTTATTTGGAGAGGTGCTATGATTATGAAAGCAATCCAACAACTTTTAAGAGATATTTTATGGGAAGAGTTAGATATTTTATTTATTGATATGCCTCCAGGAACTGGTGATGCACAATTAACTTTAGCTCAAAGTGTACCTGTAAGTGCGGGAATAAATGTTACAACTCCTCAACATGTTGCACTTGATGATTCAAGAAGAAGTTTAGATATGTTTAAAAAACTTCATATTCCAGTTGCTGGAATTGTTGAGAATATGAGTGGATTTATTTGCCCTTCATGTAATACTGAATCTGATATTTTTGGAATGGGTACATGTGAAGCATTGGCAGTACAGTATAATACACAAGTATTAGGAAATCTTCCAATTGAACCTGCTATTAGAGAAGGTGGAGATAGTGGAAAGCCAATAGTATATTTTAATCCTGAGTCAATTTCAGCAAAAAGATATATGATTGCAGCTGATAAATTAATTCAATTTTTAGCAAGTGTTGATGACAATATTGATAACTCAGCAATTCAACCAATTATGCCAGCAGGTGTAAGTGCTTGTTCAACAGAAGGTCAAAAAATCAAAGCTGAACACGAAGCAAATCAAAAAGCTAAAAGTGGTGGAAGTTGTGGAACAGGATGTGGTTGTCACTAA
- the hisIE gene encoding bifunctional phosphoribosyl-AMP cyclohydrolase/phosphoribosyl-ATP diphosphatase HisIE, with protein MEQLNKIDWVKMDNLIPVITQDATTNEVLMLAYMNKEALELTIKTNYAHYFSRSRQRIWKKGESSNHLQEIVEILLDCDNDTILLKVNQEGVACHTGRKSCFFTNLTTNETISEIQIDTSAAYGVIDTLYHTIQEKKNDDPTKSYTAKLLQGKQNSMLKKIVEESGEFTFAIKDDNEEEIIYEAADVTYHMLVALASKNISPDRVKQELARRFGISGIEEKNSRKNS; from the coding sequence ATGGAACAATTAAATAAAATTGACTGGGTAAAAATGGATAACTTAATCCCAGTAATTACACAAGATGCAACAACAAACGAAGTTTTAATGCTTGCATATATGAATAAAGAAGCGTTAGAATTAACAATCAAAACAAATTATGCACACTATTTTAGTAGGAGTCGTCAAAGAATTTGGAAAAAAGGTGAAAGTTCAAATCATCTTCAAGAAATTGTAGAAATTTTACTAGATTGTGATAATGATACGATACTATTAAAAGTAAATCAAGAAGGTGTCGCTTGTCATACAGGAAGAAAATCTTGTTTCTTTACAAATTTAACTACAAACGAAACTATTAGTGAAATTCAAATTGATACAAGTGCTGCGTATGGAGTTATAGATACTTTATATCATACTATTCAAGAGAAAAAGAATGATGACCCAACAAAGTCATATACAGCAAAACTTCTTCAAGGTAAACAAAATTCTATGCTAAAGAAAATAGTAGAAGAATCTGGTGAGTTTACATTTGCAATTAAAGATGATAACGAAGAAGAGATTATTTATGAAGCAGCCGATGTTACATATCATATGCTAGTTGCTCTTGCTTCTAAAAATATAAGTCCTGATAGAGTAAAACAAGAATTAGCAAGAAGATTTGGAATTTCAGGAATTGAAGAGAAGAACTCAAGAAAAAATTCTTGA
- a CDS encoding SPFH domain-containing protein: MPIDNDYFKNRQQQNNGGGGNGGNFQPPFETPEFFKNFGKKAGMLYVVIIIIGALFLFKPFVIIESGQVGIKATTGKYDKDALNPGFHFYIPVLQKVIVVDTKVRLLTYMNTQSIGSFDQSIKNNPAINVLDSRGLPISIELTVQYNIIASGVPETIATWGPSWEDKIVNQVVGEVARSVLGGYNAEVLPMRRNEVAESLDRLIKEKVKERSKDAVIVESVQLKEIVLPEKIKEQIEKVQIANQEAERVRYEVQRAKQEAEKRAALATGEAEAKRIEAQGKADAVTIEAKAQAAANKEIAQSLTPNLLHMQQIEVQGKFNEALRENKDAKIFLTPGGSTPNIWVDTKDKSRDAAINQ, from the coding sequence ATGCCTATAGACAACGACTATTTTAAAAACCGTCAACAGCAAAATAATGGCGGAGGTGGAAATGGTGGAAATTTTCAACCACCTTTTGAAACACCTGAATTTTTCAAAAATTTTGGTAAAAAAGCTGGAATGCTTTATGTAGTAATTATAATAATTGGAGCATTGTTTTTATTCAAACCATTTGTTATTATAGAATCTGGACAAGTGGGAATCAAAGCAACAACTGGAAAATATGATAAAGATGCTTTAAATCCAGGTTTTCATTTTTATATTCCTGTATTACAAAAGGTTATTGTAGTTGATACAAAAGTTAGACTTCTAACATATATGAATACTCAAAGTATAGGTTCTTTTGATCAAAGTATCAAAAATAATCCTGCAATTAACGTTCTTGATTCAAGAGGTTTACCAATCTCTATTGAATTAACAGTTCAATATAACATTATTGCAAGTGGTGTTCCTGAAACAATAGCAACATGGGGACCATCATGGGAAGATAAAATCGTAAATCAAGTTGTTGGAGAAGTTGCAAGAAGTGTTCTTGGAGGATACAATGCTGAAGTTCTTCCTATGAGAAGAAATGAAGTAGCTGAAAGCCTTGATAGATTAATCAAAGAAAAAGTAAAAGAGAGATCTAAAGATGCAGTTATTGTTGAATCTGTTCAATTAAAAGAGATAGTACTTCCTGAAAAAATAAAAGAACAAATTGAAAAAGTTCAAATAGCAAATCAAGAAGCTGAAAGAGTAAGATACGAAGTTCAAAGAGCAAAACAAGAGGCTGAAAAAAGAGCTGCACTTGCAACTGGAGAAGCTGAAGCTAAAAGAATTGAAGCTCAAGGTAAAGCAGATGCTGTAACAATTGAAGCAAAAGCTCAGGCAGCTGCAAATAAAGAGATAGCTCAATCTTTAACTCCAAACTTGTTACATATGCAACAAATTGAAGTTCAAGGTAAATTTAATGAAGCATTAAGAGAAAATAAAGATGCTAAAATTTTCTTAACTCCTGGTGGTTCAACTCCAAATATCTGGGTTGATACAAAAGACAAATCAAGAGACGCAGCAATTAATCAATAA